One Centroberyx gerrardi isolate f3 chromosome 6, fCenGer3.hap1.cur.20231027, whole genome shotgun sequence genomic region harbors:
- the nop53 gene encoding ribosome biogenesis protein NOP53 isoform X2, whose translation MAAARRLKRVVAAQPGFLPVKSSTNPEDLFSSRRKRVNKNKKKNWNKHSDVQDVEEFLDDVRLQQRTTGGLLSEKSDDSLFFLDVGHQKKTTQKEEPEEGKKRKRKASRPLRIDLILQHDSLVPPPKDVLAHQQPNAKKLRRIAQKAEQLAAKGVVSRSQKRLLNRRPVDKTAKKAATEANNNPDRGYYDLWGQQSKDAADPWYLQQTGKKLVKRPEKLNEKPSVLPAVEVIAPGGSYNPDFFSHQALLLEAHEVEVKKQKEEQKIEKQLAVNEEDIATEETVFQEQVEGLVEEEEEKDPNEEGDDVPVGAISLAAKKTERQRKKERADKIKEQRRQANRQQTDRRQQLFQLRSIKASIKQVEQKTKERQKQRKANQEAQKAQPRRLGKLKFQAQDLEVQLSDELAGSLRQLKPEGSVLKDRFKSLQKRNLIEPRERAKFKRKHKLKYVEKRAFREIT comes from the exons ATGGCGGCTGCCAGGAGGCTAAAACGCGTGGTGGCTGCGCAGCCAGGTTTTTTACCTGTAAAGTCCTCCACAAACCCCGAGGATTTGTTCAGCAGTCGGAGAAAACGTgttaataagaataagaagaagaactggaacAAACACAGCGACGTTCAAGATGTCGAAGAGTTTCTAGACGACGTCCGGCTCCAGCAGAGGACTACAGG GGGTCTGCTGTCTGAGAAGTCAGATGACAGTCTGTTCTTTCTGGATGTTGGACACCAGAAGAAAACCACACAGAAGG AGGAACCtgaagaggggaagaagaggaaaaggaaagcgTCTCGCCCTCTGAGGATCGACCTGATACTGCAGCACGACTCCCTCGTCCCGCCGCCTAAAGA TGTGTTGGCCCACCAGCAGCCCAATGCCAAGAAGCTCCGTCGCATCGCCCAGAAGGCCGAGCAGCTGGCGGCCAAAGGCGTGGTGTCGCGCAGTCAGAAGCGGCTGCTGAACAGACGGCCGGTCGACAAGACGGCCAAGAAGGCAGCGACAGAGGCCAACAACAACCCAGACAGAGGCTACTACGACCTGTGGGGACAACagt CCAAAGATGCAGCTGACCCCTGGTACCTTCAACAGACTGGCAAGAAGCTTGTCAAG CGTCCAGAGAAGCTGAATGAGAAGCCGTCGGTGCTCCCTGCAGTGGAGGTGATCGCTCCTGGAGGATCCTACAACCCAGACTTCTTCTCCCATCAG GCCTTGCTGCTGGAGGCCCATGAGGTGGAGGTGAAGAAACAAAAGGAAGAACAGAAAATAGAGAAACAGCTGGCTGTCAACGAAGAAGACATAGCTACAGAG gaGACAGTCTTCCAGGAGCAGGTGGAAGGCctggtagaggaggaggaggagaaagacccTAATGAGGAAGGGGATGACGTGCCAGTGGGAGCCATCTCATTGGCCGCGAAgaagacggagagacagaggaagaaagagagggctGACAAGATAAAG GAGCAGCGGCGGCAggccaacagacagcagacggACCGGCGGCAGCAGCTCTTCCAGCTTCGCTCCATCAAGGCCTCCATCAAACAGGTGGAGCAGAAGAccaaggagagacagaaacaacgcAAGGCCAATCAGGAGGCCCAGAAAGCCCAGCCCAGACGCCTCGGCAAACTCAA gttccAGGCTCAGGACCTGGAGGTTCAGCTGAGTGACGAGTTGGCCGGCTCCCTACGACAACTCAAG CCAGAGGGCAGCGTCCTCAAGGATCGATTCAAGAGTCTGCAGAAGAGGAACCTGATTGAACCAAGGGAGAGAGCCAA GTTCAAGAGGAAACACAAGCTGAAGTACGTGGAGAAGAGGGCTTTCAGAGAGATCACTTAA
- the LOC139910036 gene encoding histone H3.3A, with the protein MARTKQTARKSTGGKAPRKQLATKAARKSAPSTGGVKKPHRYRPGTVALREIRRYQKSTELLIRKLPFQRLVREIAQDFKTDLRFQSAAIGALQEASEAYLVGLFEDTNLCAIHAKRVTIMPKDIQLARRIRGERA; encoded by the exons ATGGCCCGTACCAAGCAGACTGCCCGTAAGTCCACTGGAGGCAAAGCCCCGCGTAAGCAGCTGGCCACAAAGGCTGCCCGCAAGAGCGCCCCTTCCACTGGTGGGGTCAAGAAGCCCCATCGTTACAG GCCAGGTACCGTGGCTCTGCGTGAGATTCGTCGTTACCAGAAGTCCACTGAGCTGCTGATCCGCAAGCTGCCCTTCCAGCGCCTGGTGAGAGAAATCGCCCAGGACTTCAAGACCGATCTGCGTTTCCAGAGTGCGGCCATCGGAGCTCTGCAG GAGGCCAGCGAGGCCTACCTGGTGGGTCTGTTTGAGGACACCAACCTGTGCGCCATCCATGCCAAGCGTGTCACCATCATGCCCAAAGACATCCAGCTGGCACGCCGCATCCGTGGGGAGCGTGCTTAa
- the LOC139910035 gene encoding histone H3.3A, translating to MARTKQTARKSTGGKAPRKQLATKAARKSAPSTGGVKKPHRYRPGTVALREIRRYQKSTELLIRKLPFQRLVREIAQDFKTDLRFQSAAIGALQEASEAYLVGLFEDTNLCAIHAKRVTIMPKDIQLARRIRGERA from the exons ATGGCCCGTACCAAGCAGACTGCCCGTAAGTCCACTGGAGGCAAAGCCCCGCGTAAGCAGCTGGCCACAAAGGCTGCCCGCAAGAGCGCCCCTTCCACTGGTGGGGTCAAGAAGCCCCATCGTTACAG GCCCGGTACCGTGGCTCTGCGTGAGATCCGTCGTTACCAGAAGTCCACTGAGCTGCTGATCCGCAAGCTGCCCTTCCAGCGCCTGGTGAGAGAAATCGCCCAGGACTTCAAGACCGACCTGCGTTTCCAGAGTGCGGCCATCGGAGCTCTGCAG GAGGCCAGCGAGGCCTACCTGGTGGGTCTGTTTGAGGACACCAACCTGTGCGCCATCCATGCCAAGCGTGTCACCATCATGCCCAAAGACATCCAGCTGGCACGCCGCATCCGTGGGGAGCgcgcataa
- the nop53 gene encoding ribosome biogenesis protein NOP53 isoform X1, with the protein MAAARRLKRVVAAQPGFLPVKSSTNPEDLFSSRRKRVNKNKKKNWNKHSDVQDVEEFLDDVRLQQRTTGGLLSEKSDDSLFFLDVGHQKKTTQKAEEPEEGKKRKRKASRPLRIDLILQHDSLVPPPKDVLAHQQPNAKKLRRIAQKAEQLAAKGVVSRSQKRLLNRRPVDKTAKKAATEANNNPDRGYYDLWGQQSKDAADPWYLQQTGKKLVKRPEKLNEKPSVLPAVEVIAPGGSYNPDFFSHQALLLEAHEVEVKKQKEEQKIEKQLAVNEEDIATEETVFQEQVEGLVEEEEEKDPNEEGDDVPVGAISLAAKKTERQRKKERADKIKEQRRQANRQQTDRRQQLFQLRSIKASIKQVEQKTKERQKQRKANQEAQKAQPRRLGKLKFQAQDLEVQLSDELAGSLRQLKPEGSVLKDRFKSLQKRNLIEPRERAKFKRKHKLKYVEKRAFREIT; encoded by the exons ATGGCGGCTGCCAGGAGGCTAAAACGCGTGGTGGCTGCGCAGCCAGGTTTTTTACCTGTAAAGTCCTCCACAAACCCCGAGGATTTGTTCAGCAGTCGGAGAAAACGTgttaataagaataagaagaagaactggaacAAACACAGCGACGTTCAAGATGTCGAAGAGTTTCTAGACGACGTCCGGCTCCAGCAGAGGACTACAGG GGGTCTGCTGTCTGAGAAGTCAGATGACAGTCTGTTCTTTCTGGATGTTGGACACCAGAAGAAAACCACACAGAAGG CGGAGGAACCtgaagaggggaagaagaggaaaaggaaagcgTCTCGCCCTCTGAGGATCGACCTGATACTGCAGCACGACTCCCTCGTCCCGCCGCCTAAAGA TGTGTTGGCCCACCAGCAGCCCAATGCCAAGAAGCTCCGTCGCATCGCCCAGAAGGCCGAGCAGCTGGCGGCCAAAGGCGTGGTGTCGCGCAGTCAGAAGCGGCTGCTGAACAGACGGCCGGTCGACAAGACGGCCAAGAAGGCAGCGACAGAGGCCAACAACAACCCAGACAGAGGCTACTACGACCTGTGGGGACAACagt CCAAAGATGCAGCTGACCCCTGGTACCTTCAACAGACTGGCAAGAAGCTTGTCAAG CGTCCAGAGAAGCTGAATGAGAAGCCGTCGGTGCTCCCTGCAGTGGAGGTGATCGCTCCTGGAGGATCCTACAACCCAGACTTCTTCTCCCATCAG GCCTTGCTGCTGGAGGCCCATGAGGTGGAGGTGAAGAAACAAAAGGAAGAACAGAAAATAGAGAAACAGCTGGCTGTCAACGAAGAAGACATAGCTACAGAG gaGACAGTCTTCCAGGAGCAGGTGGAAGGCctggtagaggaggaggaggagaaagacccTAATGAGGAAGGGGATGACGTGCCAGTGGGAGCCATCTCATTGGCCGCGAAgaagacggagagacagaggaagaaagagagggctGACAAGATAAAG GAGCAGCGGCGGCAggccaacagacagcagacggACCGGCGGCAGCAGCTCTTCCAGCTTCGCTCCATCAAGGCCTCCATCAAACAGGTGGAGCAGAAGAccaaggagagacagaaacaacgcAAGGCCAATCAGGAGGCCCAGAAAGCCCAGCCCAGACGCCTCGGCAAACTCAA gttccAGGCTCAGGACCTGGAGGTTCAGCTGAGTGACGAGTTGGCCGGCTCCCTACGACAACTCAAG CCAGAGGGCAGCGTCCTCAAGGATCGATTCAAGAGTCTGCAGAAGAGGAACCTGATTGAACCAAGGGAGAGAGCCAA GTTCAAGAGGAAACACAAGCTGAAGTACGTGGAGAAGAGGGCTTTCAGAGAGATCACTTAA